A single Sutterella megalosphaeroides DNA region contains:
- a CDS encoding HAL/PAL/TAL family ammonia-lyase, with product MNRRHFFPLTLVAVLAISAAATNAAEHVLDGRTLTVDELWAISAPGETVKISDEGTKRLRAGYKAPIIAAEDGRDIYGLTVNYGALKEKRVTDGEKGKAGVEDEPNRSASIAFNERQMRIQAAGFEPFLPKRTAKMAMVIRLNQMAAGYTAMSEDAARAYAEYVNNDVTPLIPSKGSEGANDLSFATHIGLALMGEWDVMWKGERRKASDVRKELGLKPFHPFGLDGISILSNSNVSEAQAVTAVKKVEQLLNFNAKLVATSLEALNGNVTPFLWHTVETKGWPMQHEASEAILGNLKGSYLWEKDEKRYLQDPLSFRSAGYILAAAMEEVDQAKALLTTAINHTTDNPIVNTEVKADRWYSKLPAVVMNEAGSPTAHVNSCANFDNTQLALQLESVGRALAQVMHASAWRTTQLVDSHRTQLPTYLVAPENKGGDGFANIAQSMSGIYAEGMALTNSVMGYGVPTSIGIEETFSNVNVVADRLDRLSECTAGVFAYEILHTTQAMDIRTRTEKRTLGEGTSKLLASYRTVVPYVDHDRIFTTDLQRSLEWVLDQK from the coding sequence ATGAACCGCCGCCATTTCTTCCCGCTCACTCTTGTTGCCGTCCTGGCGATCAGTGCCGCAGCGACCAATGCCGCCGAGCACGTGCTCGACGGGCGCACGCTCACGGTTGACGAGCTCTGGGCAATTTCCGCTCCGGGCGAAACCGTCAAAATTTCCGACGAAGGCACGAAGCGCCTGCGTGCGGGCTACAAGGCGCCGATCATCGCGGCCGAAGACGGGCGCGACATTTACGGTCTGACCGTCAATTACGGCGCTCTCAAGGAAAAGCGCGTCACGGACGGCGAAAAGGGAAAAGCGGGCGTTGAGGACGAACCCAACCGTAGCGCTTCGATCGCCTTCAACGAACGGCAAATGCGCATTCAGGCGGCGGGCTTTGAACCTTTCCTTCCCAAGCGCACCGCCAAGATGGCCATGGTGATCCGCCTCAACCAGATGGCGGCGGGCTACACCGCGATGAGCGAAGATGCCGCGCGCGCCTATGCCGAGTACGTCAACAACGATGTGACGCCTCTCATTCCCTCGAAGGGTTCCGAAGGCGCGAACGACCTGAGCTTTGCCACCCATATCGGACTTGCGCTCATGGGCGAATGGGACGTCATGTGGAAGGGCGAACGCCGCAAGGCTTCGGACGTCCGCAAAGAGCTCGGCCTGAAGCCCTTCCATCCGTTCGGGCTTGACGGCATTTCGATCCTCTCAAATTCGAACGTCAGCGAAGCGCAGGCCGTCACGGCCGTGAAGAAGGTCGAGCAACTGCTCAATTTCAATGCGAAACTCGTCGCGACAAGCCTTGAAGCCCTGAACGGCAACGTCACCCCCTTCCTCTGGCATACGGTCGAAACGAAAGGCTGGCCGATGCAGCACGAAGCGTCCGAAGCCATTCTCGGGAACCTCAAGGGGTCGTACCTCTGGGAAAAGGACGAAAAGCGCTACCTTCAAGACCCGCTCTCCTTCCGAAGCGCGGGCTACATCCTTGCCGCCGCCATGGAAGAAGTCGATCAGGCGAAGGCGTTGCTCACGACCGCGATCAACCATACGACCGACAATCCGATCGTCAATACGGAAGTCAAGGCCGACCGCTGGTATTCGAAGCTTCCCGCCGTCGTAATGAACGAAGCCGGTTCGCCCACCGCGCACGTCAACTCCTGCGCCAACTTCGACAACACGCAGCTTGCGCTTCAGTTGGAAAGCGTCGGTCGCGCGCTCGCCCAGGTGATGCACGCTTCCGCCTGGCGTACGACCCAGTTGGTTGACAGCCACCGCACGCAGCTCCCGACCTACCTCGTTGCTCCTGAAAACAAGGGCGGCGACGGGTTTGCGAACATCGCGCAGTCGATGTCGGGTATCTATGCGGAAGGCATGGCACTCACGAACAGCGTCATGGGTTACGGCGTGCCGACCTCGATCGGGATCGAAGAAACCTTCTCCAACGTGAACGTCGTCGCAGACCGCCTCGATCGCCTCTCCGAATGCACGGCCGGTGTCTTCGCCTACGAAATTCTCCACACGACCCAGGCCATGGACATCCGCACCCGTACGGAAAAGCGCACTCTGGGCGAAGGCACGTCGAAGCTCCTCGCCTCCTACCGCACGGTAGTACCGTACGTCGATCATGACCGCATCTTCACGACGGATCTTCAGCGTTCGCTCGAATGGGTCCTCGATCAAAAATAA
- the tilS gene encoding tRNA lysidine(34) synthetase TilS — translation MTTKKPLWKPDVDKTSEPARKTPRRIRSTEKSTGTPSSPEKKSKKAVATKKADAARMPAAPTTPVESVTEKPTTAEATAEATAPLTEEERRAAELAAQLAEMERITAEWQALEARGEIPTDPDVPFVPPFVPAFAEQKTAEATEPAASVEPVEPVEETAPGTDTAELSAAPEAAEASKVLKTDATDTSREVEVPGLVPSPDAVAAAADEEAPVHRPSPFGMQRSPVADDLRALIAEAAKAPDSTIGNIDDIDFEHIPPFGFSLQKPDPTLPVTEPAKLPDIELVDKAIRLAQEEKEFKRRVREFEARRNPKAKQTPLAARLLGLVRGALEEAADELVGRNTEEFVLVPLNPVRVIVALSGGRDSMALLDIVARLYRQRDQALVSMVTGVYVNHGLSPNADAWEAHCRAECEKRGLRFEALRVRVNAKGDGLESAARDARYRALVRFARSSGHDIILTAHHEDDRIETFLLQWMRGAGPEGLAAFPKTRDLGRPGSFPLQPGENGNANVPVTLLRPWSSVLRADIERYARSQRLKWVEDESNDDLRFSRNRVRHEVIPMLESLRPGFRHAAARSVELIAETVDVLRSVAETDLERCRSEKDPRALNIFRLLELIPARQAWCLRAWFAQWGLKAPSKARLTEALRQIRETHSDDAFALRLGRKEVRRWGSDLVVRDAVNESRSDPDRDAMLVWTGDDINLGIWGGTLKVIKCKGTEPGVSRLRLEEGLLEVRSRRGGEKLKLWVNRPTKTLKALYAEADIPAFDRADLPLIRLDGDVIFAAGLGMNLNATDDPATNPQRYRFVFERESMVLGKNAVGNFADLSDEERTRLVQELKSEATERRKKTAALRRQG, via the coding sequence GTGACCACGAAGAAACCCCTCTGGAAGCCCGACGTCGACAAGACGTCCGAACCCGCCCGAAAGACTCCCCGGCGAATCCGCAGCACGGAGAAGTCGACCGGGACGCCTTCGTCGCCCGAAAAGAAGTCGAAGAAAGCGGTGGCGACGAAAAAAGCCGACGCTGCTCGTATGCCCGCTGCGCCCACTACGCCCGTTGAGTCCGTGACCGAAAAGCCGACGACGGCCGAAGCGACGGCTGAAGCAACCGCGCCCCTCACCGAAGAAGAACGTCGCGCGGCGGAACTTGCCGCGCAACTTGCCGAGATGGAGCGCATCACGGCCGAGTGGCAGGCGCTCGAAGCGCGCGGCGAAATCCCGACCGATCCCGACGTCCCGTTCGTGCCGCCTTTCGTTCCGGCCTTTGCCGAGCAGAAGACCGCTGAAGCGACCGAACCGGCCGCGTCCGTCGAACCCGTTGAGCCCGTTGAGGAAACCGCTCCGGGAACCGACACCGCCGAACTCTCCGCGGCTCCCGAAGCCGCCGAAGCGAGCAAAGTTTTGAAGACCGATGCGACCGACACCTCCCGCGAAGTCGAGGTGCCCGGGCTCGTGCCTTCGCCCGACGCGGTGGCTGCTGCCGCCGACGAGGAGGCGCCCGTCCATCGGCCGTCCCCCTTCGGCATGCAGCGCTCCCCGGTTGCCGACGACCTGCGCGCTCTCATTGCCGAAGCCGCCAAGGCGCCCGATTCGACGATCGGCAACATCGACGACATCGATTTCGAGCATATTCCGCCCTTCGGTTTTTCTCTGCAAAAGCCCGATCCCACGTTGCCCGTGACGGAGCCCGCAAAACTTCCCGACATCGAACTCGTCGACAAGGCCATTCGACTCGCGCAGGAAGAAAAGGAATTCAAGCGCCGCGTGCGCGAATTCGAAGCGCGTCGCAACCCGAAGGCAAAGCAAACGCCTCTCGCCGCACGCCTTCTCGGACTCGTGCGCGGTGCGCTCGAGGAAGCCGCCGACGAACTCGTCGGGCGCAACACGGAAGAGTTCGTGTTGGTACCGCTCAATCCCGTGCGCGTCATCGTGGCGCTCTCGGGCGGGCGCGACTCGATGGCGCTTCTCGACATCGTCGCGCGCCTGTACAGGCAGCGCGATCAGGCGCTCGTTTCCATGGTGACGGGGGTCTACGTCAATCACGGCCTATCGCCCAATGCGGACGCCTGGGAGGCGCACTGCCGCGCCGAATGCGAAAAGCGGGGCCTTCGCTTCGAAGCGCTTCGCGTGCGCGTGAATGCCAAAGGGGACGGCCTCGAATCCGCCGCCCGCGACGCGCGCTATCGTGCGCTTGTGCGCTTTGCGCGCTCTTCGGGGCACGACATCATTCTCACGGCACACCACGAAGACGACCGTATCGAAACGTTCCTTTTGCAGTGGATGCGCGGTGCGGGTCCCGAGGGGCTCGCCGCCTTCCCGAAGACGCGCGACCTGGGGCGGCCGGGCTCTTTCCCGCTGCAACCTGGCGAGAACGGCAACGCGAACGTTCCCGTGACTCTCCTTCGTCCCTGGAGCTCGGTGCTTCGCGCCGACATCGAACGCTACGCGCGTTCGCAGCGCCTCAAGTGGGTCGAAGACGAGTCGAACGACGATTTGCGCTTCTCGCGCAATCGCGTCCGCCACGAAGTGATTCCGATGCTCGAATCGCTCCGCCCGGGCTTTCGCCATGCGGCGGCGCGCAGCGTCGAACTCATCGCGGAAACGGTCGACGTGCTCCGAAGCGTTGCCGAAACCGACCTCGAACGGTGCCGCTCGGAAAAAGACCCCCGTGCGCTCAACATCTTCCGCCTGCTTGAGCTCATTCCCGCCCGACAGGCCTGGTGCCTTCGTGCGTGGTTCGCACAGTGGGGGTTGAAGGCTCCCTCGAAGGCGCGCTTGACGGAAGCGCTTCGTCAGATTCGCGAAACGCACAGCGACGACGCATTTGCGTTGCGACTCGGTCGCAAGGAAGTGCGCCGTTGGGGGAGCGACCTCGTCGTGCGCGACGCCGTGAACGAAAGCCGGAGCGACCCCGACCGCGACGCGATGCTCGTGTGGACGGGCGACGACATCAACCTCGGCATCTGGGGCGGCACCCTCAAGGTGATCAAATGCAAGGGGACGGAGCCGGGGGTCTCGCGCCTGCGTCTCGAAGAGGGGCTCCTCGAAGTGCGTTCCCGTCGCGGCGGCGAAAAGCTCAAACTCTGGGTCAATCGTCCGACGAAGACCTTGAAGGCTCTTTACGCCGAAGCGGACATTCCCGCGTTCGACCGCGCGGACCTGCCGCTCATCCGTTTGGACGGCGACGTGATCTTCGCGGCGGGGCTCGGGATGAACCTCAATGCGACGGACGACCCCGCGACGAATCCTCAGCGCTACCGCTTCGTCTTCGAGCGCGAATCGATGGTGCTCGGCAAAAACGCCGTCGGCAATTTCGCCGACCTCTCCGACGAAGAACGCACGCGCCTCGTTCAGGAACTGAAGTCGGAAGCGACGGAACGCCGCAAGAAGACCGCGGCCCTCCGCCGTCAGGGCTGA
- a CDS encoding LysR family transcriptional regulator, with protein sequence MKNGITEELLVFLTTLAELRHLGQTAQRLGISGPSASRLLAEARTVFRDDLFVQHGHGLTPTHRALLLAERAEHVLEDMRALTVDAVFAPARLDRVFRGACLDNAFPMLVEPMLSTFHEAAPKAGLAFRTHCETTLAHLRAGDLDFALFPAANLPDEFEHMPLVKTPYVHLVRPGHPLETLLESGTDDWRAEAARYRRIQIVVHPDTDSTAEGTPGPAVIPASTSGTTLWTESWISAYFLMLKTDAVLTFPWRTAQNLATLLPVVVLGRASSVPSLEPSLIWHRRSSADPAFVWLRSLFWTHVRKGEKELRLDEIRTGRIGPQS encoded by the coding sequence ATGAAAAACGGCATCACCGAAGAGCTCCTCGTTTTTCTCACGACCTTGGCCGAACTGCGTCACCTCGGCCAAACCGCGCAGCGGCTCGGGATCAGCGGCCCGAGCGCGAGCCGCCTTCTTGCCGAAGCACGCACGGTCTTTCGCGACGACCTCTTCGTGCAGCACGGGCACGGTCTCACGCCCACGCATCGCGCGCTCCTTTTGGCCGAACGCGCCGAGCACGTGCTCGAAGACATGCGCGCCCTGACGGTCGACGCGGTCTTTGCGCCCGCACGGCTCGATCGGGTCTTTCGCGGAGCGTGCCTCGACAACGCCTTCCCGATGCTCGTCGAACCGATGCTTTCGACCTTCCATGAAGCGGCCCCGAAGGCGGGGCTCGCTTTTCGCACGCACTGCGAAACGACGCTCGCGCATCTGAGAGCCGGGGACCTCGATTTTGCGCTTTTTCCCGCCGCGAACCTTCCCGACGAGTTCGAACACATGCCGCTCGTCAAAACCCCCTACGTGCACCTCGTGCGCCCGGGTCACCCGCTCGAAACGCTTCTTGAAAGCGGCACCGACGACTGGCGTGCGGAAGCAGCCCGCTACCGACGGATTCAGATCGTCGTTCATCCCGACACGGATTCGACGGCGGAAGGGACGCCCGGCCCCGCCGTCATTCCCGCATCGACCTCGGGCACGACCCTCTGGACGGAATCCTGGATTTCGGCCTACTTCCTGATGCTCAAAACGGATGCGGTACTCACCTTCCCGTGGCGGACCGCGCAAAACCTGGCAACGCTCCTTCCCGTCGTGGTGCTCGGGCGCGCGTCGAGCGTTCCGTCCCTTGAACCTTCCCTCATCTGGCACCGCCGAAGCAGTGCGGATCCCGCCTTCGTCTGGCTGAGGAGCCTCTTTTGGACCCATGTACGAAAGGGCGAGAAGGAGTTGAGACTCGACGAGATCCGCACGGGACGAATCGGGCCGCAGTCGTAA
- a CDS encoding aryl-sulfate sulfotransferase, whose protein sequence is MPLMHRTALAVATACAALPLAAFAMGGASGPKTTYETQGHLGEIIVNPYKVAPLTAVIRNGGYVIEKAKVTVLPKAGGVPISYNVSRRMLLTHGGVPVFGLYPDYVNKVRVEYTRLFNGKSETFDDTYDIYASPMYGEAQGLRFQKSAFPRVKPVKVDPKFKDRLYLLNNAADLAGKAAHMVWNNPMGGALEWSFYPQNGIVDTTGEYRWYLFAEPIYDVGNPFWGGDMMGFRQTADGAFTWGYGQRYVKYDLMGREIWNRPLPMNYNDFSHALDPAQNGHFFLRVGSSNLKLPNGKNVRTVRDVIAEVDADGYVVDEFRLFDILDPYRSDVIKALDQGAVCLNIDASKAGKTLSEEDIKALNESDQFGDIAGTGAGRNWAHVNSVDYDPTDDSIIISSRHQSAAIKIGRDKKVKWIMGAPRGWKGEFADKVLKPVDKNGKPIACTDATCEGGFDWTWTQHTAWRIDAKSKPGIVYLSVFDNGDARGMEQPALPEMKYSRAVVYKIDEKAMTVEQIWSYGEEAGHDWFSPVTSLTEYHADKDSIFVYSATAGASFDLATGAFTSAPNPYVMEFNWGETEPAVEMRVESTTGYQAMPVDISIAFEK, encoded by the coding sequence ATGCCTCTCATGCACCGTACCGCACTGGCCGTCGCAACGGCCTGCGCCGCTTTGCCTCTCGCCGCTTTCGCCATGGGCGGCGCGTCCGGTCCGAAAACGACCTACGAAACGCAGGGGCACTTGGGCGAAATCATCGTGAATCCCTACAAGGTGGCGCCCCTGACGGCCGTCATCCGCAACGGCGGCTACGTGATCGAAAAGGCCAAGGTGACGGTGCTTCCGAAGGCGGGCGGCGTCCCGATTTCCTACAACGTGAGCCGCCGCATGCTGCTTACGCACGGGGGCGTTCCCGTTTTCGGGCTCTATCCCGACTACGTCAATAAGGTTCGCGTCGAATACACGCGTCTTTTCAACGGCAAGTCCGAAACCTTCGACGACACGTACGACATCTACGCGTCCCCGATGTACGGCGAAGCGCAGGGGCTGCGCTTCCAGAAGTCCGCTTTCCCGCGCGTCAAGCCCGTGAAGGTCGATCCGAAGTTCAAGGACCGCCTCTACCTCCTCAACAACGCCGCGGACCTCGCGGGCAAGGCCGCGCACATGGTCTGGAACAACCCCATGGGCGGCGCTCTCGAGTGGAGCTTCTATCCGCAAAACGGCATCGTCGACACGACGGGCGAATACCGCTGGTATCTCTTTGCCGAACCGATCTACGACGTGGGCAATCCCTTCTGGGGCGGCGACATGATGGGCTTTCGTCAAACGGCCGACGGCGCCTTCACCTGGGGCTACGGTCAGCGCTACGTGAAGTACGACCTCATGGGGCGTGAAATCTGGAATCGTCCGCTTCCGATGAACTACAACGACTTCTCGCACGCGCTCGATCCCGCTCAGAACGGGCACTTCTTCCTGCGTGTGGGGAGTTCCAACCTGAAGCTGCCCAACGGGAAGAACGTGCGCACGGTGCGCGACGTGATCGCCGAAGTGGATGCGGACGGCTACGTCGTGGACGAATTCCGTCTCTTCGACATTCTCGACCCGTATCGCTCCGACGTCATCAAGGCGCTCGATCAGGGGGCGGTGTGCCTCAACATCGACGCTTCGAAGGCCGGGAAGACCCTCTCCGAAGAAGACATCAAGGCGCTCAACGAGTCGGATCAGTTCGGCGACATCGCCGGCACGGGTGCGGGTCGCAACTGGGCCCACGTCAACTCCGTCGACTACGACCCGACCGACGACTCGATCATCATCTCCTCGCGCCACCAGTCGGCCGCGATCAAGATCGGTCGCGACAAGAAGGTGAAGTGGATCATGGGGGCGCCCCGCGGCTGGAAGGGCGAATTCGCCGACAAGGTTCTGAAGCCCGTCGACAAGAACGGCAAGCCCATCGCCTGCACGGACGCCACGTGCGAGGGCGGGTTCGATTGGACGTGGACCCAGCACACGGCCTGGCGCATCGACGCGAAGAGCAAGCCCGGCATCGTCTACCTCTCGGTCTTCGACAACGGCGACGCTCGCGGCATGGAACAGCCCGCGCTTCCCGAAATGAAGTACAGCCGTGCGGTGGTCTACAAGATCGACGAAAAGGCGATGACGGTCGAGCAGATTTGGAGCTACGGCGAAGAGGCGGGCCACGACTGGTTCAGCCCGGTGACGTCTCTCACCGAATACCACGCCGACAAGGACTCGATCTTCGTCTATTCGGCGACGGCCGGCGCTTCGTTCGACCTCGCGACGGGGGCCTTCACCTCGGCGCCGAACCCCTACGTGATGGAATTCAACTGGGGCGAAACGGAACCCGCGGTCGAAATGCGCGTCGAATCGACGACGGGATACCAGGCGATGCCGGTCGACATCTCGATTGCGTTCGAGAAGTAA
- a CDS encoding macro domain-containing protein, which translates to MPNLHLIVADITTLHVDAVVSAANRTLLSAGGVGGAIHRAAGPKLRALCETLGPIEYGECVMTPGFELPARFVIHAAGPVWRGGDWEEEARLASCYRRALDLATEANLASVAFPCISTGAYAFPNELAACIAVETVRAHPFAGDVKFVIAREIDLKAYEAAWPTELPFSVEGLD; encoded by the coding sequence ATGCCGAACCTGCACCTCATTGTTGCCGATATCACGACGCTTCACGTCGACGCCGTGGTGAGCGCCGCCAACCGTACGCTCCTTTCCGCCGGGGGCGTGGGCGGCGCCATCCATCGTGCGGCGGGGCCGAAACTGCGCGCACTCTGCGAGACGCTTGGGCCCATCGAGTACGGCGAGTGCGTGATGACGCCGGGGTTCGAGCTTCCCGCGCGCTTCGTGATCCACGCGGCGGGACCCGTATGGCGCGGGGGCGACTGGGAAGAAGAGGCGCGTTTGGCCTCGTGCTACCGCCGTGCGCTCGATCTTGCGACGGAAGCGAATCTCGCGAGCGTTGCGTTTCCCTGCATCAGTACGGGCGCCTATGCGTTTCCGAACGAGCTTGCGGCATGCATCGCGGTCGAGACCGTGCGCGCCCATCCGTTTGCGGGCGACGTCAAGTTCGTCATCGCGCGCGAGATCGACCTGAAGGCCTACGAGGCCGCATGGCCGACGGAGCTCCCGTTTTCCGTCGAAGGGCTCGACTGA